The stretch of DNA tgacagggggtGACATGGGATCACCTTtaaggcatccctgcccatgacagggggtGACATGGGATCACCTttaaggtgtccctgcccatgacagggggtGACATGGAATCACCTTTAAAGTCCCTCCCAATCCAACCCGTCCTCTCATTCTCCCCTTCCCACGTCCTCCCCGTTCCTCCACACCCCAGATCCAGCAGAGGCAGTTCAACAAGGCCTCCAACTCCACCTACTGCATCTTCATGGTGAACAAGCCCTACGCCATCACCTGCTCCGTGGTGGCCTTCTACATCCCCTTCCTGCTGATGGTGCTGGCCTACCACCGCATCTACGTGACGGCGCGGGCGCACGCGCGGCAGATCCGGCTGCTGCAGCGGGCGGGGAACCCGCAGGAGCCCCGGCAACATCCCCAGGAGCACCCACAGGAGCCACAGGAGCACCCACAGGAGCCACAGGAGCACCCACAGGAGCACCCACAGGAGAACCCACAGGAGCACCCACGGCAGCACCCACAGGAGCCCCGGCAGCACCCCCCCgaccagcacagcagccaccGCATGAGAACCGAGACCAAAGCCGCCAAGACGCTGTGCATCATCATGGgctgcttctgcctctgctgggccCCCTTCTTCGTCACCAACGTCGTGGATCCCTTCATAAACTACACGGTGCCCGGCAAGCTGTGGACGGCCTTCCTGTGGCTGGGCTACATCAACTCGGGCCTGAACCCTTTCCTCTACGCCTTCCTCAACAAGGCTTTCAGACGTGCCTTCCTCATCATCCTGTGCTGCGGCGACGAGCGCTACCGAAGGCCTTCCATCCTGGGCCAGACCGTGCCCTgctccaccaccaccatcaaCGGCTCCACGCACGTGCTGAGGTGAGTGCtggcctggagcagggctgttCTCTTACAGGAGCTTTATAAAGTGGGAATTTATTAAAAGGGTTTCAAAGGACTCACCTTGGGCAGtgcaagagcctggccagggctccacccaagatggacccagAGTCAGGAGTTTTCACTCTTTTATGAGTTTTGGTCCATCCACACTTTGGGGTTCATTGTCCAGTTACACTTCAGGggatgcagtcccatcctcccagtttgctcccctCAGTTCCTGCTGTTTGCACTTTTGGGCCTGAGGCTGCAGCGGTGCCCTTggtcctggggctgcagaaggaTTGTTTGGTGTGACTGAGCTGGGAGAACTGGCTCACACTGGAtgtgaagttcagagttatgaaccagtgcagtgcagaatctggaaaataagaaagctaaaactgaaggcatcagcacagggctgcacagagcctgcagccaccagcaggagcaggagtcTGTCCAGgattgctttcattttgcaaaGTCCTGGTGGTAGAAATGCTTAGAAGGGGACAGGGCAGAAGCAATCCCGAgggtgctgggacaggctgggtgTGGGGAACAGGAATGTGCAGTTTCTCCAGAGCTGTGCCCGGGATAGAGCTGGGAGAAGGCAGAAGTTGTGTGGGAATTTTGGCATCGTTTGGTCTGAAGGGAAATGACCTTGGAATGGCCTGACAGCCTGACCCTGTGGAtgcagctgctgcaccttctTTAGGAAAGGGACTGAAAGTTTCTGCACACGGGGAAGATGTGCCAGAGGGATttcacagctgctttttgtcccctggcagggagagcagtGGCAAGAGGGACAGACCTGGTGCTGAACTCAGCTATGACAAAATTAGCACAATAATGAACTGTAAATAGATGGGGGTTTCTGGGTGTTCAGGGTTCTGTGCAACACCAGACCGAAAAAAGCCAAAGTCATCTGAAAAATGCTGCGTTCCCCTTGAAACAGATTGTTTGCATTTCTTCTGTCGTGAGTAGATATTTATTCaacacaaaccaacaaactCGTGCCTCCATGGATCACTGAGCTCTTGTACA from Prinia subflava isolate CZ2003 ecotype Zambia chromosome 16, Cam_Psub_1.2, whole genome shotgun sequence encodes:
- the HTR4 gene encoding 5-hydroxytryptamine receptor 4 isoform X1; this encodes MEELDVNVSWSEGFGVAEKIVLLSFISAVILMAILGNLLVMVAVCRDRQLRKIKTNYFIVSLAFADLLVSVLVMPFGAMELVQDNWVYGEMFCLVRTSLDVLLTTASILHLCCISLDRYYAICCQPLVYRNKMTPLRIAVMLGGCWVIPTFISFLPIMQGWNSIGIIDLIQQRQFNKASNSTYCIFMVNKPYAITCSVVAFYIPFLLMVLAYHRIYVTARAHARQIRLLQRAGNPQEPRQHPQEHPQEPQEHPQEPQEHPQEHPQENPQEHPRQHPQEPRQHPPDQHSSHRMRTETKAAKTLCIIMGCFCLCWAPFFVTNVVDPFINYTVPGKLWTAFLWLGYINSGLNPFLYAFLNKAFRRAFLIILCCGDERYRRPSILGQTVPCSTTTINGSTHVLRYTVLHNGHHQEQEKLPIHTDPESQESCF
- the HTR4 gene encoding 5-hydroxytryptamine receptor 4 isoform X2 is translated as MEELDVNVSWSEGFGVAEKIVLLSFISAVILMAILGNLLVMVAVCRDRQLRKIKTNYFIVSLAFADLLVSVLVMPFGAMELVQDNWVYGEMFCLVRTSLDVLLTTASILHLCCISLDRYYAICCQPLVYRNKMTPLRIAVMLGGCWVIPTFISFLPIMQGWNSIGIIDLIQQRQFNKASNSTYCIFMVNKPYAITCSVVAFYIPFLLMVLAYHRIYVTARAHARQIRLLQRAGNPQEPRQHPQEHPQEPQEHPQEPQEHPQEHPQENPQEHPRQHPQEPRQHPPDQHSSHRMRTETKAAKTLCIIMGCFCLCWAPFFVTNVVDPFINYTVPGKLWTAFLWLGYINSGLNPFLYAFLNKAFRRAFLIILCCGDERYRRPSILGQTVPCSTTTINGSTHVLRVNSWKC